From Cucumis melo cultivar AY chromosome 1, USDA_Cmelo_AY_1.0, whole genome shotgun sequence, a single genomic window includes:
- the LOC103495657 gene encoding cold and drought-regulated protein CORA-like, which translates to MSSKAFVFLGLLLAFVLLLSSEVAARDLAETFSKTDNEATVETNGVEDAKYGGGYDRGYGGGGYGRGGYGRGGYGRGGYGGRGGYGGGRGGYGRGCRYGRCGYRCCSYAGEVVEGAKP; encoded by the exons ATGAGTTCTAAAGCCTTTGTTTTCCTTGGCCTTCTTCTCGCCTTCGTTCTTCTCCTCTCGTCTGAGGTGGCCGCAAGAGACCTTGCGGAGACCTTCTCCAAGACGGACAACG AGGCCACGGTGGAAACCAATGGTGTAGAGGATGCCAAGTATGGAGGAGGGTACGACAGAGGCTATGGCGGTGGTGGTTACGGTCGTGGTGGCTACGGTCGTGGTGGGTATGGTCGTGGTGGGTATGGTGGTCGTGGAGGCTATGGTGGTGGCCGTGGTGGGTATGGCAGAGGTTGCCGATATGGTCGATGCGGGTACAGGTGCTGCAGCTACGCTGGTGAAGTAGTAGAGGGTGCAAAACCCTAA